A stretch of the Capsicum annuum cultivar UCD-10X-F1 chromosome 10, UCD10Xv1.1, whole genome shotgun sequence genome encodes the following:
- the LOC107852434 gene encoding protein trichome birefringence-like 34 isoform X3: MADDFACHKFGRKDSKYHYWRWQPIDCDLPRFNAKGLLEKLKGKRVLFVGDSLNKNQWASMVCLIETSGIPSLKPPIWKGNLITFEVKEYNATIDFYWSPLLVESNCDDPVKHRVRDRIIRIEAIEKHARHWIDADILIFDSFTWWLEAQMTLQWGSFNSSDAIHKKVGMKLRRYEMALRTWSDWLEFQIDQKRTRLFFMSLSSSHKNATDWGMGNDQNCYGETEPISRKEHWGSESDIKMMEIAEASVNGLKSKGLNIQYLNITQLSEYRKDGHPSIYKRNWVAPTKEQLSNPRKNSDCVHWCLPGVPDVWNQILYAYIMDSTTELKE; this comes from the exons ATGGCTGATGATTTTGCTTGTCACAAATTTGGAAGAAAAGACTCAAAATATCATTACTGGAGATGGCAACCTATTGATTGTGATCTTCCAAG GTTTAATGCCAAGGGGTTGTTGGAGAAGCTTAAAGGGAAGAGGGTGTTATTTGTTGGGGATTCATTGAACAAGAACCAATGGGCTTCTATGGTATGCCTTATTGAAACCTCTGGAATTCCATCCCTCAAGCCACCTATATGGAAAGGCAACTTGATAACCTTTGAGGTCAAG GAATACAATGCAACAATTGATTTCTACTGGTCGCCATTGCTAGTAGAATCCAATTGTGATGATCCGGTGAAGCACCGTGTCCGGGATCGAATTATCAGAATTGAGGCAATTGAAAAACATGCTAGGCATTGGATTGATGCTGATATTCTCATCTTTGATTCCTTTACCTGGTGGCTTGAAGCCCAAATGACACTTCA GTGGGGATCTTTCAATAGCTCCGATGCAATCCACAAGAAGGTTGGAATGAAGTTGCGTCGGTATGAGATGGCCTTAAGAACATGGTCAGATTGGTTGGAATTTCAAATTGACCAAAAAAGGACAAGATTGTTCTTCATGAGCCTCTCTTCTTCTCACAAAAA TGCTACAGATTGGGGCATGGGAAATGATCAAAATTGCTATGGTGAAACCGAACCGATATCACGGAAAGAGCATTGGGGGAGTGAAAGCGATATAAAGATGATGGAAATAGCAGAGGCCTCTGTAAATGGGCTGAAAAGTAAGGGATTAAACATACAATATCTCAACATAACACAACTATCCGAGTATAGAAAAGACGGACACCCATCAATTTACAAGAGGAACTGGGTTGCTCCAACGAAAGAACAACTTTCAAATCCAAGGAAAAATTCAGATTGTGTACACTGGTGCCTTCCTGGTGTGCCTGATGTTTGGAATCAGATTCTTTATGCCTATATCATGGACTCCACAACAGAACTAAAGGAATAG
- the LOC107852434 gene encoding protein trichome birefringence-like 34 isoform X1, translating into MAEKVVHKSWIIQYNLHSILGFLLLVFLFVSFYLIGDNSDGASFLANKPTRKNSSPKCDLFSGNWIVDNVSYPLYKEQQCSFMADDFACHKFGRKDSKYHYWRWQPIDCDLPRFNAKGLLEKLKGKRVLFVGDSLNKNQWASMVCLIETSGIPSLKPPIWKGNLITFEVKEYNATIDFYWSPLLVESNCDDPVKHRVRDRIIRIEAIEKHARHWIDADILIFDSFTWWLEAQMTLQWGSFNSSDAIHKKVGMKLRRYEMALRTWSDWLEFQIDQKRTRLFFMSLSSSHKNATDWGMGNDQNCYGETEPISRKEHWGSESDIKMMEIAEASVNGLKSKGLNIQYLNITQLSEYRKDGHPSIYKRNWVAPTKEQLSNPRKNSDCVHWCLPGVPDVWNQILYAYIMDSTTELKE; encoded by the exons ATGGCAGAAAAAGTAGTGCATAAATCATGGATAATTCAGTATAACTTACATTCCATTTTAGGATTCCTCctcttggtttttctttttgtgtcTTTTTATCTTATAGGGGATAATAGTGATGGTGCTAGTTTTCTAGCAAATAAGCCTACAAGGAAAAATTCATCTCCGAAGTGTGATTTGTTTTCTGGAAATTGGATTGTTGATAATGTCTCATATCCTTTGTACAAGGAACAACAATGTTCTTTCATGGCTGATGATTTTGCTTGTCACAAATTTGGAAGAAAAGACTCAAAATATCATTACTGGAGATGGCAACCTATTGATTGTGATCTTCCAAG GTTTAATGCCAAGGGGTTGTTGGAGAAGCTTAAAGGGAAGAGGGTGTTATTTGTTGGGGATTCATTGAACAAGAACCAATGGGCTTCTATGGTATGCCTTATTGAAACCTCTGGAATTCCATCCCTCAAGCCACCTATATGGAAAGGCAACTTGATAACCTTTGAGGTCAAG GAATACAATGCAACAATTGATTTCTACTGGTCGCCATTGCTAGTAGAATCCAATTGTGATGATCCGGTGAAGCACCGTGTCCGGGATCGAATTATCAGAATTGAGGCAATTGAAAAACATGCTAGGCATTGGATTGATGCTGATATTCTCATCTTTGATTCCTTTACCTGGTGGCTTGAAGCCCAAATGACACTTCA GTGGGGATCTTTCAATAGCTCCGATGCAATCCACAAGAAGGTTGGAATGAAGTTGCGTCGGTATGAGATGGCCTTAAGAACATGGTCAGATTGGTTGGAATTTCAAATTGACCAAAAAAGGACAAGATTGTTCTTCATGAGCCTCTCTTCTTCTCACAAAAA TGCTACAGATTGGGGCATGGGAAATGATCAAAATTGCTATGGTGAAACCGAACCGATATCACGGAAAGAGCATTGGGGGAGTGAAAGCGATATAAAGATGATGGAAATAGCAGAGGCCTCTGTAAATGGGCTGAAAAGTAAGGGATTAAACATACAATATCTCAACATAACACAACTATCCGAGTATAGAAAAGACGGACACCCATCAATTTACAAGAGGAACTGGGTTGCTCCAACGAAAGAACAACTTTCAAATCCAAGGAAAAATTCAGATTGTGTACACTGGTGCCTTCCTGGTGTGCCTGATGTTTGGAATCAGATTCTTTATGCCTATATCATGGACTCCACAACAGAACTAAAGGAATAG
- the LOC107852434 gene encoding protein trichome birefringence-like 34 isoform X2, whose amino-acid sequence MAEKVVHKSWIIQYNLHSILGFLLLVFLFVSFYLIGDNSDGASFLANKPTRKNSSPKCDLFSGNWIVDNVSYPLYKEQQCSFMADDFACHKFGRKDSKYHYWRWQPIDCDLPRFNAKGLLEKLKGKRVLFVGDSLNKNQWASMVCLIETSGIPSLKPPIWKGNLITFEVKEYNATIDFYWSPLLVESNCDDPVKHRVRDRIIRIEAIEKHARHWIDADILIFDSFTWWLEAQMTLHATDWGMGNDQNCYGETEPISRKEHWGSESDIKMMEIAEASVNGLKSKGLNIQYLNITQLSEYRKDGHPSIYKRNWVAPTKEQLSNPRKNSDCVHWCLPGVPDVWNQILYAYIMDSTTELKE is encoded by the exons ATGGCAGAAAAAGTAGTGCATAAATCATGGATAATTCAGTATAACTTACATTCCATTTTAGGATTCCTCctcttggtttttctttttgtgtcTTTTTATCTTATAGGGGATAATAGTGATGGTGCTAGTTTTCTAGCAAATAAGCCTACAAGGAAAAATTCATCTCCGAAGTGTGATTTGTTTTCTGGAAATTGGATTGTTGATAATGTCTCATATCCTTTGTACAAGGAACAACAATGTTCTTTCATGGCTGATGATTTTGCTTGTCACAAATTTGGAAGAAAAGACTCAAAATATCATTACTGGAGATGGCAACCTATTGATTGTGATCTTCCAAG GTTTAATGCCAAGGGGTTGTTGGAGAAGCTTAAAGGGAAGAGGGTGTTATTTGTTGGGGATTCATTGAACAAGAACCAATGGGCTTCTATGGTATGCCTTATTGAAACCTCTGGAATTCCATCCCTCAAGCCACCTATATGGAAAGGCAACTTGATAACCTTTGAGGTCAAG GAATACAATGCAACAATTGATTTCTACTGGTCGCCATTGCTAGTAGAATCCAATTGTGATGATCCGGTGAAGCACCGTGTCCGGGATCGAATTATCAGAATTGAGGCAATTGAAAAACATGCTAGGCATTGGATTGATGCTGATATTCTCATCTTTGATTCCTTTACCTGGTGGCTTGAAGCCCAAATGACACTTCA TGCTACAGATTGGGGCATGGGAAATGATCAAAATTGCTATGGTGAAACCGAACCGATATCACGGAAAGAGCATTGGGGGAGTGAAAGCGATATAAAGATGATGGAAATAGCAGAGGCCTCTGTAAATGGGCTGAAAAGTAAGGGATTAAACATACAATATCTCAACATAACACAACTATCCGAGTATAGAAAAGACGGACACCCATCAATTTACAAGAGGAACTGGGTTGCTCCAACGAAAGAACAACTTTCAAATCCAAGGAAAAATTCAGATTGTGTACACTGGTGCCTTCCTGGTGTGCCTGATGTTTGGAATCAGATTCTTTATGCCTATATCATGGACTCCACAACAGAACTAAAGGAATAG